One segment of Streptomyces sp. NA02950 DNA contains the following:
- a CDS encoding diguanylate cyclase has protein sequence MTLSRRSPVARAWRRWRRPRDLRVRRNPVDVETTNRRFLMYGVLPLWFVPAVADWMMHRRTRIEHTSGTRESALHALMMTEAGIPVAMGLLARINPLVLSVMGGAAVVHGATALWDVSLATGEREIRPLEQHIHSFLEVLPLSALAFTSCLHWDQVSGVLHGGEKPEDWKLLPKENPLPARYLAGIGLGIGVCVALPYAEEMMRCVRAGRVRAAG, from the coding sequence ATGACTCTCTCTCGTCGTAGCCCGGTGGCCCGTGCCTGGCGGCGCTGGAGGCGCCCGCGCGACCTGCGCGTGCGGCGGAACCCGGTGGATGTCGAGACCACCAACCGGCGGTTTCTGATGTACGGGGTGCTGCCGCTGTGGTTCGTACCGGCCGTGGCGGACTGGATGATGCACCGCCGCACCCGTATCGAGCACACCTCCGGCACACGCGAATCAGCGCTGCACGCACTGATGATGACCGAAGCCGGGATCCCGGTCGCGATGGGTCTGCTGGCGCGGATCAACCCTCTGGTGCTCTCGGTCATGGGAGGGGCCGCCGTCGTTCACGGCGCCACCGCCCTGTGGGACGTCAGCCTGGCCACCGGCGAACGCGAGATCCGGCCACTGGAACAGCACATCCACAGCTTCCTGGAGGTCCTGCCGCTGTCGGCGCTGGCATTCACCTCCTGTCTGCACTGGGACCAGGTCAGCGGTGTCCTGCACGGCGGCGAGAAGCCCGAGGACTGGAAGCTGCTGCCCAAGGAGAACCCGCTCCCCGCCCGCTATCTGGCGGGGATCGGGCTGGGCATCGGGGTCTGCGTGGCCCTGCCGTACGCCGAGGAGATGATGCGCTGTGTCAGGGCGGGCAGGGTGCGGGCGGCGGGGTGA
- a CDS encoding plasmid stabilization protein, which translates to MPAGSGPKRERQYEHIKKGQEERGTPTPRAKEIAARTVNKERARTGEAKTAGKTSVRDPKSAPERGGKRSHSGAKGPTRDQLYNEAKQRGIEGRSHMNKEQLAKALGRR; encoded by the coding sequence ATGCCTGCTGGATCCGGGCCCAAGCGGGAACGGCAGTACGAGCACATCAAGAAGGGCCAGGAAGAGCGCGGTACTCCCACCCCCCGGGCCAAGGAGATCGCCGCCCGCACCGTCAACAAGGAACGTGCCCGTACGGGCGAGGCCAAGACCGCCGGCAAGACCTCCGTCCGTGACCCGAAATCCGCCCCGGAGCGGGGCGGGAAGCGCTCCCACAGCGGTGCGAAGGGCCCCACCCGTGACCAGCTGTACAACGAGGCGAAGCAGCGGGGTATCGAGGGCCGTTCCCATATGAACAAGGAGCAGCTGGCCAAGGCGCTCGGCCGCCGCTGA
- a CDS encoding LLM class F420-dependent oxidoreductase gives MARFGYTMMTEQAGPRDLVEHVVRAEEVGFDFSVTSDHYSPWLASQGHSPYAWSVLGAAAQATSHIPLMTYVTCPTTRYHPALVAQKAATVQLLAEGRFRLGLGSGENLNEHIVGGGWPSADIRQDMLAEAVTIIRRLFEGGYVNHRGDHFDVESAKLWDLPDDPPPIGLAVSGEQSCRLAGELADLLIATEPDSRLLTAFDRHGGAGKPRIGQLPVCFDRNRDAAVKRAHEQFRWFGGGWKVNAELPGPTSFEAATSFVRPEDVAESIPCGDDIASFVEAVRAYVDAGFTDVALVQVGGTDQLPFLDWARKDLLPALRAL, from the coding sequence GTCACCTCCGACCACTACTCGCCGTGGCTGGCTTCGCAGGGACACTCCCCGTACGCGTGGAGTGTCCTGGGGGCGGCAGCACAGGCCACCTCGCACATCCCGCTGATGACGTACGTGACCTGCCCGACGACCCGCTACCACCCCGCCCTCGTCGCCCAGAAGGCGGCCACCGTGCAGCTGCTGGCGGAGGGACGCTTCCGGCTCGGCCTGGGATCCGGCGAGAACCTCAATGAGCACATCGTCGGCGGTGGCTGGCCCAGCGCCGACATCCGGCAGGACATGCTCGCCGAGGCGGTCACGATCATCCGCAGGCTCTTCGAGGGCGGTTACGTCAACCACCGGGGTGACCACTTCGACGTCGAGTCGGCCAAGCTCTGGGACCTCCCCGACGACCCGCCGCCGATCGGTCTGGCGGTCTCCGGCGAGCAGTCGTGCCGTTTGGCGGGAGAGCTCGCCGATCTGCTGATCGCCACGGAACCCGACTCCCGGCTGCTGACCGCCTTCGACCGCCACGGCGGCGCGGGCAAGCCCCGTATCGGACAGCTGCCGGTCTGCTTCGACCGGAACCGTGACGCGGCGGTCAAGCGGGCGCACGAGCAGTTCCGCTGGTTCGGCGGGGGCTGGAAGGTGAACGCCGAGCTGCCCGGCCCGACCTCGTTCGAGGCCGCCACCTCCTTCGTCCGGCCCGAGGACGTCGCCGAGTCCATTCCGTGCGGTGACGACATCGCGTCGTTCGTCGAAGCCGTACGGGCCTATGTGGACGCGGGCTTCACCGACGTGGCCCTGGTCCAGGTCGGTGGCACCGACCAGCTCCCCTTCCTGGACTGGGCCCGGAAGGATCTGCTGCCCGCGCTGCGTGCGTTGTGA
- a CDS encoding MOSC domain-containing protein, whose amino-acid sequence MKILSVNVGSAKPVAFTDAPSGMTGIDKQPVEGPVRVSPPGRPGVGASGVAGDAVCDLRSHGGDDRAVYAFAREDLDGWEDELGRPLANGAFGENLTTLGIDLREALVGERWHIGPEVVLEVTGGRIPCRTFAGWLGEKGWLRRFTRKAASGAMLRVIEAGEIGVGDPIEVIHRPAHDVTVSRLFRAVTTERESLPSVLVAAPWMEREQLEIARSYTAKYGRRSGGGG is encoded by the coding sequence ATGAAGATCCTCAGTGTGAACGTCGGGTCGGCCAAGCCCGTGGCCTTCACCGACGCTCCTTCCGGTATGACGGGCATCGACAAGCAGCCGGTCGAAGGGCCGGTCCGGGTGAGCCCGCCGGGCCGCCCGGGGGTCGGAGCGAGCGGTGTGGCCGGGGACGCGGTGTGCGACCTGCGCTCCCACGGCGGCGACGACCGGGCCGTCTACGCCTTCGCGCGCGAGGACCTGGACGGCTGGGAGGACGAACTGGGGCGCCCGCTGGCCAACGGTGCTTTCGGCGAGAACCTCACCACCCTCGGCATCGACTTGCGCGAAGCGCTGGTCGGCGAACGCTGGCACATAGGCCCCGAGGTCGTGCTGGAGGTGACCGGCGGCCGTATCCCCTGCCGCACCTTCGCGGGTTGGCTCGGAGAGAAAGGCTGGCTGCGGCGCTTCACTCGAAAGGCCGCCTCCGGGGCCATGCTGCGCGTCATCGAAGCGGGCGAGATCGGTGTCGGCGATCCGATCGAAGTCATCCACCGGCCGGCCCACGACGTGACCGTCTCCCGGCTGTTCCGCGCGGTGACCACGGAGCGCGAATCGCTGCCCAGCGTGCTGGTGGCGGCCCCATGGATGGAACGGGAGCAGTTGGAGATCGCCCGTTCCTACACGGCGAAGTACGGGAGGCGGTCCGGCGGGGGCGGGTGA
- a CDS encoding GAF and ANTAR domain-containing protein, with protein sequence MGEQRSWEELAVAVAEMSRTLLAQSSVQSTLDEIVRHAVNLVEGCENAGVLVLENRERVRTLAASSDLVHSSDQAQQDAGEGPCFDAARTLQEAYRIEDLTRDEPRWPRYAPRARELGIGSMMGFLLFTEEGTLGALDLYSSRPGVFTTRCENTGWILASHAAVALSSARSTAQLHTAMETRNEIGEALGIVMERFKVSEDQAFEVLKKSSQDQNIKLREVARLIVTTGRIPGAR encoded by the coding sequence ATGGGAGAGCAGCGCAGTTGGGAAGAGCTTGCGGTGGCGGTGGCGGAGATGTCGCGGACGCTGCTGGCGCAGAGCTCGGTGCAGAGCACTCTCGATGAGATCGTCCGGCATGCGGTAAACCTGGTCGAGGGGTGTGAGAACGCGGGCGTGCTGGTGCTGGAGAACCGGGAGCGCGTACGGACGCTGGCGGCCAGCAGCGATCTGGTGCACAGCTCCGACCAGGCTCAGCAGGACGCGGGGGAGGGCCCTTGTTTCGACGCGGCCCGCACGCTGCAGGAGGCGTACCGCATCGAGGACCTGACCCGGGATGAACCGCGCTGGCCCCGCTATGCCCCTCGTGCCCGGGAGTTGGGGATCGGCAGCATGATGGGCTTCCTGCTGTTCACGGAGGAGGGCACGCTGGGGGCGCTGGACCTGTACTCCTCGCGGCCTGGCGTGTTCACCACCCGCTGCGAGAACACCGGCTGGATCCTCGCTTCCCACGCGGCGGTCGCCCTCTCCAGCGCGCGCAGCACCGCCCAGCTGCACACCGCGATGGAGACCCGCAACGAGATCGGAGAGGCGCTCGGCATCGTCATGGAACGGTTCAAGGTCTCGGAGGACCAGGCGTTCGAGGTGCTGAAGAAGAGCTCCCAGGACCAGAACATCAAGCTCCGGGAGGTCGCCCGCCTCATCGTCACCACCGGCCGGATCCCCGGAGCGCGGTAG
- a CDS encoding hemerythrin domain-containing protein, whose translation MLRRCGPHRHPATSMLRPPRDTRRPASRPPWPRPVRTCLTPMAVPSATGELVRHSVAEEQHLCPAVREHLEGGDALADRESAEHGRIEQLLKDLEGRAPDDLHFDRLMVKLRTEVRAHVDDEENHVFIQLRTGVHPFVLESLGTKIREAKKSAPTRPHPSLPSTPQPNKLLAPGLGLVDRARDYLTGRGR comes from the coding sequence ATGCTCCGTCGGTGCGGTCCCCACCGCCACCCGGCCACGTCCATGCTCCGGCCACCACGGGACACGCGGCGGCCGGCCTCCCGGCCTCCATGGCCCCGGCCGGTGCGAACGTGTCTCACCCCGATGGCGGTGCCGTCGGCCACGGGCGAGCTAGTGCGGCACTCAGTAGCCGAGGAACAGCATCTCTGTCCGGCGGTGCGCGAACACCTCGAGGGTGGCGACGCCCTGGCCGACCGGGAGAGCGCCGAACACGGCCGTATCGAACAGCTCCTCAAGGACCTGGAGGGCCGTGCCCCCGACGACCTGCACTTCGACCGGCTGATGGTGAAGCTGAGGACCGAGGTGAGGGCGCACGTGGACGACGAGGAGAACCATGTGTTCATCCAGCTCCGCACGGGCGTCCACCCCTTCGTCCTCGAAAGCCTGGGGACAAAGATCCGAGAGGCGAAGAAGTCCGCTCCCACCCGCCCGCACCCCTCACTACCGAGTACTCCACAACCCAACAAGCTGCTCGCTCCGGGACTGGGTCTGGTGGATCGGGCCCGGGACTACCTCACCGGTCGTGGCAGGTGA
- a CDS encoding DUF6480 family protein translates to MTKKKPEPERIPDPDPYRTPGLEPGGGVPPGETPPAEGSTPDAGPQETYNPTKGWSTGPVIVILVLVAFFVAFCVAYAITV, encoded by the coding sequence ATGACCAAGAAGAAGCCTGAACCGGAGAGGATCCCCGATCCGGATCCCTACCGCACTCCTGGACTCGAGCCAGGAGGAGGTGTGCCCCCGGGCGAGACTCCCCCCGCGGAGGGGAGTACACCTGACGCGGGCCCGCAGGAGACGTACAACCCGACGAAGGGCTGGAGCACGGGCCCCGTCATCGTCATCCTGGTGCTGGTGGCGTTCTTCGTCGCTTTCTGCGTCGCCTACGCGATCACGGTGTGA
- a CDS encoding thiamine pyrophosphate-requiring protein, giving the protein MSLKVSDYILQRLREWGVEHVFAYAGDGINGLLAAWGRAGNTPQFIQSRHEEMSAFEAVGYAKFSGRVGVCAATSGPGAIHLLNGLYDAKLDHVPVVAIVGQTNRSAMGGSYQQEVDLLSLYKDVAADFCEMVTVPQQLPNVIDRAMRTAHAKRTVTAVIVPADVQELTYSPPTHAFKMVPSSLGVSSYAPVPDTTDLDRAAAVLNAGEKVALLIGQGARGARPQVEELADVLGAGVAKALLGKDAYPDDLPHVTGAIGLLGTRPSYEMMQDCDTLLVIGSSFPYTQFLPELDQARAVQIDIDPFMLGLRYPFEVNLVGDARETLKALLPKLKRKKHGSWRKKIEKNTARWWKVMERRAAVDADPINPEYVVHTLDALLPHDVILAADSGSAANWYARHLRIRATMRGSLSGTLATMGPGVPYVIGAKFAHPDRPALALVGDGAMQMNGMAELITAAKYWNQWQDPRLIVAVLNNQDLNQVTWEMRAMSGAPQFLPSQALPDVPYADFARSIGLEGVRVETPEAVESAWHKALGADRPFVIDFRTDPAVPPIPPHATLDQIEAAASAIIQGDTDRTDMVRQGVKAKIQEFLPGKSHRQERKD; this is encoded by the coding sequence GTGTCGCTGAAAGTATCCGACTACATCCTCCAGCGCCTGCGCGAGTGGGGGGTGGAGCATGTCTTCGCCTACGCGGGCGATGGCATCAACGGTCTGCTCGCCGCCTGGGGCCGGGCCGGCAACACACCACAGTTCATCCAGTCCCGGCACGAGGAGATGTCCGCCTTCGAAGCCGTCGGCTACGCCAAGTTCTCCGGCCGCGTCGGCGTCTGCGCGGCAACCTCCGGACCCGGCGCCATCCACCTGCTCAACGGCCTGTACGACGCCAAACTCGACCACGTACCAGTCGTGGCGATCGTGGGCCAGACCAACCGCAGCGCCATGGGCGGCTCCTACCAGCAGGAAGTCGACCTGCTGAGCCTCTACAAGGACGTCGCCGCCGACTTCTGCGAAATGGTCACCGTCCCCCAACAACTCCCCAACGTCATCGACCGGGCCATGCGCACCGCCCACGCCAAACGCACCGTCACCGCCGTCATCGTCCCCGCCGACGTACAAGAACTCACCTACTCACCACCGACACACGCCTTCAAAATGGTGCCCTCCAGCCTCGGCGTGTCCTCCTACGCCCCCGTCCCCGACACCACCGACCTCGACCGCGCCGCCGCAGTGCTCAACGCCGGAGAGAAAGTGGCCCTCCTCATCGGCCAGGGCGCACGCGGAGCACGGCCCCAAGTCGAAGAACTCGCCGACGTCCTCGGCGCCGGAGTGGCCAAAGCACTCCTGGGCAAGGACGCATACCCCGATGACCTGCCCCACGTCACCGGCGCCATCGGCCTGCTGGGCACCCGCCCCTCCTACGAAATGATGCAGGACTGCGACACCCTGCTCGTCATCGGCTCCAGCTTCCCCTACACCCAGTTCCTGCCCGAACTCGACCAGGCCCGGGCCGTACAGATCGACATCGACCCCTTCATGCTCGGCCTGCGCTACCCCTTCGAAGTCAACCTCGTCGGCGACGCCCGCGAAACCCTCAAAGCCCTGCTCCCCAAACTCAAGCGCAAAAAGCACGGATCCTGGCGCAAGAAGATCGAGAAGAACACCGCCCGCTGGTGGAAGGTCATGGAACGACGCGCCGCCGTGGACGCCGATCCGATCAACCCCGAATACGTCGTCCACACACTCGACGCCCTGCTCCCCCACGATGTGATCCTGGCCGCCGACTCCGGCTCCGCCGCGAACTGGTACGCACGCCACCTCCGTATCCGCGCAACCATGCGCGGATCGCTCTCCGGAACACTCGCCACCATGGGACCGGGCGTGCCCTACGTCATCGGGGCCAAATTCGCCCACCCCGACCGGCCCGCGCTGGCACTCGTGGGCGACGGGGCCATGCAGATGAACGGCATGGCCGAACTCATCACCGCCGCCAAATACTGGAACCAGTGGCAAGACCCCCGCCTGATCGTCGCGGTCCTCAACAACCAGGACCTCAACCAGGTCACCTGGGAAATGCGCGCGATGTCCGGCGCTCCACAGTTCCTGCCCTCCCAGGCCCTGCCCGACGTCCCCTACGCCGACTTCGCCCGCTCCATCGGTCTGGAGGGCGTGCGGGTGGAGACACCGGAGGCAGTGGAGTCCGCCTGGCACAAAGCCCTCGGCGCCGACCGCCCCTTCGTCATCGACTTCCGCACCGACCCCGCCGTGCCCCCCATCCCCCCACACGCCACCCTCGACCAGATCGAAGCCGCCGCCTCAGCCATCATCCAAGGCGACACCGACCGCACGGACATGGTCCGGCAAGGCGTCAAAGCCAAGATCCAGGAATTCCTCCCCGGCAAAAGCCACCGCCAGGAACGGAAGGACTGA